The following proteins are encoded in a genomic region of Opitutaceae bacterium:
- a CDS encoding DUF294 nucleotidyltransferase-like domain-containing protein, whose protein sequence is MSTSRNLIPGRIADSLKRFPPFSMLGEEEVRSLAAQASVTMVSEGDCVWRQGDRPGLEVHFLARGRVEYLWNHDDRLERVDVRDVGDVLGLSAHVKGEAFRVTAKAVEDSLFYGLPWAVLGPLIEKNDAARHYVRRHLFWVVRVGHAIDFTEDPGETGVGRSKNILQAHLDGAQVVNPRPIDRLLTCSEDTTLLDAAKEMRRAGVPSILVVDDAGRPRGIVSSTNLVQSAVVDGMDRATPVGRIMTSPVVTVSPGSSATAAILQMLRQRIGQVCVTEDGTPNSRALDVATHKDLLAQNGHHPAGLLRELRYADSPARFRELCDEIEAIASSYLHAGVSAIYVGQICAELYDELVQRLLERTGAQLLAEGFPMPEVAWAWMSVGSDGRREQILRTDMDNAFVFASAGEAARDEEHRAFFIKWADRVIDQMAAAGFARCQGGVMALNPRWCRTEREWADEVCDAQSFAGGDGLLRASVLFDLRFVAGSPDLCAELRTLVFKQVGADTRLQRRMAEAVIDATPPLNFIGRLVVEAFGGGDEQLDIKARGMGPLRDAARLFALKYNLSRRHSTGGRWEELRRNVPARAELALQARDAYDFLLRLRSLNGLRRGDSGRHLDPSTLSKLERTQLSSVFDVVRSVQQAVKIEFHVDLT, encoded by the coding sequence ATGTCTACCTCTCGCAACCTAATCCCCGGCCGGATCGCTGATTCGCTCAAACGTTTCCCGCCGTTCTCGATGCTGGGCGAGGAGGAGGTCCGGTCCCTGGCAGCACAGGCATCTGTGACGATGGTCTCCGAGGGCGATTGTGTGTGGCGTCAAGGGGACAGGCCCGGACTCGAGGTGCATTTTCTTGCACGCGGGCGTGTCGAGTATCTTTGGAACCATGACGATCGACTTGAGCGCGTGGATGTGCGGGATGTGGGCGACGTGCTCGGGTTGAGCGCTCATGTGAAAGGTGAAGCATTTAGGGTGACGGCCAAAGCTGTGGAGGATTCTCTTTTTTATGGGCTCCCTTGGGCGGTACTGGGCCCGCTCATTGAAAAGAATGATGCCGCGCGCCATTATGTTCGTCGCCATCTCTTCTGGGTCGTGCGTGTCGGTCACGCCATCGACTTCACTGAAGATCCGGGCGAGACAGGCGTCGGGCGCAGCAAGAACATCCTTCAGGCACACCTTGACGGCGCCCAGGTGGTCAATCCGCGACCGATCGATCGTCTCCTCACTTGTAGTGAAGACACGACTTTGTTGGACGCGGCGAAAGAGATGAGGCGCGCGGGTGTTCCTTCAATCCTGGTAGTTGATGACGCGGGGCGTCCGCGCGGAATCGTCTCCTCGACCAACCTGGTGCAGTCCGCAGTCGTCGACGGCATGGACCGAGCAACACCCGTGGGGAGGATCATGACCTCGCCTGTTGTAACCGTCTCGCCTGGTTCCAGCGCGACTGCCGCCATCCTTCAAATGTTGCGCCAACGCATCGGCCAAGTGTGTGTGACCGAGGACGGAACGCCGAACTCCCGCGCACTGGACGTGGCAACGCACAAGGATCTCCTGGCGCAGAATGGTCATCACCCGGCGGGACTTCTGCGTGAGCTCAGGTACGCCGACTCACCTGCGCGTTTTCGGGAGCTGTGCGACGAGATTGAAGCGATTGCCAGCAGCTACCTACACGCGGGCGTCTCGGCCATTTATGTCGGACAGATTTGCGCCGAGCTCTACGATGAACTCGTGCAACGCCTCCTTGAACGCACTGGGGCACAGTTACTGGCGGAAGGCTTCCCCATGCCGGAGGTTGCCTGGGCGTGGATGTCGGTGGGAAGCGACGGGCGTCGTGAACAGATTCTGCGGACGGACATGGACAATGCGTTCGTCTTTGCCAGCGCAGGGGAGGCGGCTCGCGACGAGGAGCACCGGGCGTTCTTCATCAAGTGGGCCGACCGCGTCATCGATCAAATGGCGGCAGCGGGATTTGCACGCTGCCAAGGTGGCGTCATGGCCCTAAATCCCCGCTGGTGCCGAACCGAGAGAGAATGGGCTGATGAAGTTTGCGACGCCCAGTCGTTTGCAGGTGGAGACGGACTTCTGCGCGCTTCAGTTCTTTTTGATCTCCGTTTTGTCGCCGGCAGTCCTGATCTCTGTGCCGAGCTCCGCACGTTGGTGTTCAAGCAGGTGGGGGCGGACACCCGGCTCCAACGTCGGATGGCGGAGGCCGTGATTGACGCCACCCCGCCGCTCAACTTCATCGGCCGTCTTGTCGTTGAGGCGTTTGGTGGGGGAGATGAACAGCTGGATATTAAAGCGCGAGGGATGGGCCCGCTTCGTGATGCCGCCCGGCTCTTTGCCTTGAAGTACAACCTGAGCCGCCGACATTCGACTGGCGGACGATGGGAGGAACTGCGGCGAAATGTACCGGCTCGCGCGGAGCTGGCCCTGCAGGCGCGAGATGCTTACGACTTCCTGCTCCGACTTCGAAGCCTGAATGGGTTGCGTCGCGGCGACTCGGGTCGACATCTCGATCCTTCCACGCTTTCAAAACTGGAGCGAACGCAGCTCTCAAGCGTCTTTGATGTGGTGCGCAGCGTGCAGCAGGCGGTCAAGATCGAGTTTCACGTCGACCTCACCTGA